From one Lotus japonicus ecotype B-129 chromosome 3, LjGifu_v1.2 genomic stretch:
- the LOC130745455 gene encoding pentatricopeptide repeat-containing protein At1g12300, mitochondrial-like, whose protein sequence is MSLKKQVVLLSKPCFLLPSTSCYHSHSHSHSHSLPPSIHNVDDAVSLFNRLLQTSPTPSIIEFGKILTTLVKMKHYPTAISLSHQMESKGIISNIVTMSILINCYCHIGQIPFAFSVLAKLLKKGYQPNTVTFTTLIKGLCLNGHVQRALQFHDHVVAQGFHLDQVSYGTLINGLCKMGKTRASLQLLRNIEGKLVKPNVVMYNTIIDSLCKDKLVSDAFNLYSEMVAKRVLPDVFTYNALIYGFSIEGQLKEAIDLFAEMVIKNIDPDAYTFNILVDGLCKEGKVKEAKTVLALMMKQGLKPYVVTYNSLMYGYCLVSEVNKAKYMLNFMAQRGVTPNVQSYSIIINGLCKIRKVDEALNLLAEMDLKNIIPDTVMYSSLIDGLCKSGRISHAWKLVDEMHVKGQPANIITYNSLLDALCKSHHVDKAIALIQKIKDQGIQLDVRTYSILMDGLCKEGRLKNAQDVFQDLLTKGYHVTVPIYTIMINGLCKEGLFDEALALLSKMEDNGCMPNAITFETIIRALFEKGENYMAEKLLREMMARGLLEK, encoded by the coding sequence ATGTCACTCAAGAAGCAAGTTGTGCTTCTTTCCAAACCCTGCTTTCTTCTTCCATCAACCTCTTGCTACcattctcattctcactctcactctcactctctgcCTCCTTCCATTCACAATGTTGATGATGCCGTATCCTTATTCAACCGCTTGCTCCAAACGAGTCCTACCCCATCCATCATCGAATTTGGTAAGATTTTAACCACCCTCGTGAAGATGAAGCATTACCCCACTGCTATTTCCCTTTCTCACCAAATGGAATCTAAGGGAATTATTTCTAACATTGTTACTATGAGCATCTTGATCAATTGTTACTGCCACATAGGTCAAATACCTTTCGCCTTTTCTGTACTCGCTAAACTTCTCAAGAAGGGTTATCAGCCCAACACTGTCACCTTCACTACACTTATCAAAGGCCTCTGTCTTAATGGTCACGTTCAGAGAGCACTGCAATTTCATGATCATGTCGTGGCACAGGGGTTTCACTTGGATCAAGTTAGTTACGGGACCTTGATTAACGGATTATGTAAGATGGGAAAAACAAGAGCTTCATTGCAGTTGCTGCGAAATATTGAAGGGAAATTGGTAAAGCCTAATGTGGTAATGTACAACACTATCATTGATAGCTTGTGCAAAGATAAACTTGTTAGTGATGCGTTTAATTTATATTCTGAAATGGTTGCCAAGAGAGTTTTACCTGATGTTTTCACTTACAATGCTTTAATATATGGCTTTAGCATTGAGGGTCAATTGAAAGAAGCAATTGATTTGTTCGCTGAAATGGTGATAAAAAACATTGACCCGGATGCTTATACTTTTAATATACTGGTCGATGGTTTATGTAAGGAAGGAAAGGTGAAAGAAGCTAAAACTGTGTTAGCCTTGATGATGAAACAAGGTTTGAAACCTTATGTTGTTACTTATAAttctttaatgtatgggtattGCCTAGTTAGTGAAGTAAACAAGGCCAAATACATGTTGAACTTCATGGCCCAAAGGGGAGTGACTCCTAATGTCCAGAGCTACAGTATTATCATTAATGGATTGTGCAAGATTAGAAAGGTGGATGAAGCTTTGAATCTCCTTGCAGAAATGGACTTAAAAAACATTATTCCTGATACAGTCATGTACAGTTCTCTTATTGACGGTTTATGCAAATCAGGGAGAATCTCTCATGCTTGGAAGCTTGTTGATGAGATGCATGTTAAAGGTCAACCAGCCAATATAATCACCTACAATTCTTTATTGGATGCTTTATGCAAAAGTCATCATGTTGACAAGGCAATTGCTTTAATCCAGAAAATTAAAGACCAGGGTATTCAGCTAGATGTGCGCACATACAGTATACTTATGGATGGACTGTGCAAAGAAGGAAGACTTAAGAATGCACAAGATGTTTTTCAGGATCTTTTAACTAAAGGCTATCATGTAACTGTCCCAATATATACTATTATGATCAATGGGCTTTGTAAAGAGGGTTTGTTTGATGAAGCATTGGCCTTGCTGTCTAAAATGGAAGACAATGGTTGCATGCCTAATGCTATAACTTTCGAAACAATCATTCGTGCTCTATTTGAGAAGGGTGAGAATTATATGGCAGAGAAACTTCTACGTGAAATGATGGCAAGAGGTCTATTGGAAAAGTAA